GCCGGCTCCTACCCTGGTCCGGTGCCCGCCGTCCTGACGCTGCTGCCCGCGGAGGTGTGGACGGCGCGCGCGGCGGCCCACGACGCCCGGGTCGAGCGGTGGACGGCACCGCACCGCGAGCGCCGGCGTCGCGGCGAGAGCCACCCGGTGCTCGACTTCCTGTTCACCTACTACTCCGAGACGCCGAGCCGGCTGCGCCGCTGGCACCCGGGGCCGGGCGTCGGCCTGGCGCCGTCCCCCACCGGTCCGGCGCCGCACACCGGGTGGCGCTGGTACGCCACGGGCGACGACGGGACGGTGGGCCTCGACGTCGCCGCGTACCTGGCCGAGCGCGGGGACACCGTGCGCTTCGTCCGCGACCTGCTGGCGGCCACCGCGTCGCGGCCGGCGGCCACCGGCTGCTTCGGCCTGCACGAGTGGGCGATGGTCTACCGCGCCCGGGAGCGCCGGCACGCCGTCCCGCTGCGGCTGGGGCAGGAGGGCACCGACGCCGTCGTCGAGGCCGCGCAGATCCGGTGCACCCACCACGACGCGTTCCGGTTCTTCACCCCGGACGCGGTG
This region of Geodermatophilus bullaregiensis genomic DNA includes:
- a CDS encoding 3-methyladenine DNA glycosylase, producing MPAVLTLLPAEVWTARAAAHDARVERWTAPHRERRRRGESHPVLDFLFTYYSETPSRLRRWHPGPGVGLAPSPTGPAPHTGWRWYATGDDGTVGLDVAAYLAERGDTVRFVRDLLAATASRPAATGCFGLHEWAMVYRARERRHAVPLRLGQEGTDAVVEAAQIRCTHHDAFRFFTPDAVGLNRLRPTRETQLALEQPGCLHATMDLYKWAYKLSPAVPGELVADCFSLAVEVRELDMRASPYDLRDRGYAPVPIETAEGRAEYVAAQRGFARRGAGLRARLVDVCDDLLGRTRPG